A region of the Pricia mediterranea genome:
TTCAAAAAAGGTAATGTTTAAAATTTTTGATGCGAGAGCGCAGGGTTTGCACGCGTTCTTAATTTTTCAATTAACTAAGCTTCTCTTAATTAAAAAGATTTAAACGCATGAAAAATTCAGCTATGTTTTGGGTGGTGTCCACCACGCTAGTCCTAATTACCGTAACGATTATGTCCACCATGAACTTCGCGTTCAACTGGGTATTCTATGTTACCGTGGTCGGGCAGGCGATGGTCGTATTTATGGTGTATCGGGTCTTGCGGGATAATTATACAACGTATAAGACCTTTGCCGACTTTTATGAAGACCATCCTATCGGAAGACAGGAATAAGATGCGCTACGAGATCGTAGCGTCAATGTGAAACCGCATCCGTTTCGGAGGATTTCCACCGCGGAGACACCCCCATACCCAGCTCAGGAATTACCAGAAGGGGAATTTGAGTGTGAAACGCAACACGTTTGACCACGGGTTCCCTGGTCATACGCTCTACATAGCTGTGCTGATAATTGAGCATGGCCAGTAAGTGTATGTCCAATTCGTCCGTAAACATCTCCAAGGTCTTGGAAACTGAGTTCAACTCGGAGACCGTATGCACGTAATGTTCAACGGGCCTTAGATATTTACGCAACATCCCGAGGTTAAACTGCTGAAGTTCCGTTAGGGCCTTTATTTCATATTGCACGTGTACAATTCGAATGACCGCATTGAACATTTTTGCCATATCGAGAAGGGGCCGCAGTTCAGAAATGGTGTAAAATCGGTTGAAATCGGTGGCAAAGGCAATTTCTGAAGGAGCGGCGAACTCAAAGGATTGAGGTATGGCCAACACGGGACAATTCTTGATGGACTTTATGATGCGGACCGTATTCCCACCCATGAACACTTCCTTAAGGCCTGACGCTCCCTTTGTCCCGGTAATTATTAAATCGATATCATGTTTTTCCACCGTATCACGGATCGCATCGACCAATAAACTAAAAGAGGAAAGGGTTCTATAGTGGTGGCCACTAGCGCTGTCAACGTTCTTAATCCGCCGTACCATCCTCTCAAGTCCCCTTTCGGAATGTATCCGCGCGCCGTCCTCAAAAGTACCCTGTTCAAAACTGGCGGCCATAAATCGACTACTGGCAATGGCAGGTGTATATACGTTCAGTAAATGAAAGGTACACTGCTCCCCCTTGAAAAGCGCCAGGGCATACTTAATGGCATTCCACGAGTTATTCGAAAAATCTGTTGGCAATAGAATATTTTTCATGGCAGCTTGGCTATGGGATAGGAACACAAACTTAGAAGTTGAGACTGGCGTAAAAAATGATAATTGTCAGCTTTTCCTTAAAATCCATCGACCACGTTCCGAAGTCCCTCTTCATCAATAATGGCTACCTTCTTACCGGAAGTCTTTAAATACCCCTTTTTCTTGAATTCGGAAATGATACGGATGCACGATTCCGTAGCGGTACCGACCACATTGGCAATGTCTTCCCGAGATAGTTTCAGGAGCAGAAATCCGTCTTTATCCTCTCCAAAGTTGGCTTTGAGATAGAAAAAGGCTTCGGCAATACGTTGTTTGACCGTCTTTTGGCCCATATTGACGATGACATCGTCGGCCTCCTTCAGATCATGGGCCATATGACGTAGCATTTCCACGGCAAAGTCAGGATTGGAATTCAAGCTGTTCACAATCGTCTCCTTTGGAATAAAACATACCTCCATATCATCGACCGCCGTAGCGCTTAAATTGGTATTCTCGTCTACGATTACCGAGCGTTGCCCCAGTACCTCGCCCTTGGTGGCCAGTTTGACAATCTGATCTTTACCGTTCGCACTTAGCTTCGAAAGTTTAGAAACCCCGCCCCGCACACAGTATACACCTTTAAGCTTTTCCCCTTCCTTAAATATGGAATCTCCCTTCTTGACGAGTTTGGTGGTCTTACTTTCCGAAACGCGCCGCAGCTCTTCCTTGCTCATCGCCCGTAAAGAATTGAACTGCCGTACGATACACTGCTCACATCGGGTTGGTATTCCGTCTTCCATTGTACCCTATTTTATTGTAATCTTGCGAATATATCTTTTATGGGGAACATACCACATGACAATTGTCATGTTTTAAACGGTTAGGCGTCCGCATCTTTGCCAATCCTGCGCTAATCGCTGTTCGCTTTAAGCGTTGTGCATTCCGTTGCGGCTCTTTATTAGGCCCAATGGAAAGACAAAATGGAGCGTCGGGCAGAAAATTTTGTTCGTCTTGACGTGGAATTTTCTTAGATTCGTGGAACAAAATTTACCTTCCGAAGTAAATTTAGAAACTAGTGCCTGAAAGACCAAACATGCAGAGGATCGAATGTTATCATTGCGGTGACGATTGCGGCAAACATCCCATGGTATTCGACAAACGCCAATTTTGTTGCAATGGCTGCAAGACGGTCTATGAGATCTTCACCTCGAACGACCTCTCCTACTACTATGATCTACAATCTGCCGCCGGTGCCACCCCGGCAACGGTCGAAAGCAAATACGACTTTCTCGATACCGACACGATTATCGAACGCCTGACGGAATTCAACGACACCGACCTACAGATCGTCGATCTCTACGTTCCCCATATCCACTGCAGTTCCTGCATATGGGTACTCGAAAACCTGAACAGGCTGAATCCCGCTATAAGCGGTTCGCAGGTCAATTTTCCAAAAAAAACACTGCGGATCTCCTATAATCCCAAGAAAACCACCTTGAGACAAGTGGTGGTGCTACTCGCAAAAATCGGGTACGAGCCCTACATCTCCCTAGATGATTTTGATAACGAAAAAAAGGATACCGACCGCAGCCTTATCTACAAATTGGGAGTAGCGGGCTTTGCGTTCGGTAACGTTATGTTCCTGTCCTTTCCGGATTATCTCGATCTGTCCGCAAGCCAAACATCCGGGGGGGAATTCTGGCTCAACCAGTACGAAACGGTATTTCGCTGGATGATGTTCGCCTTCTCCTTGCCCGTGGTCTTCTACGCCGGAAGCGGATATTTTATTTCGGCATATCAGGGTCTCCGCCATCGTTTTCTGAATATTGACGTACCTATTGCCTTAGGTATTCTGGTGCTCTTTCTTCGAAGTACAATTGAAATCATGTTCAATTGGGGAAATGGATTTTTCGATTCGCTCACGGGATTGGTCTTCTTTTTATTGTTGGGAAAATTCTTTCAACAGAAAACCTATGCCTTTCTGTCATTTGAGCGGGATTACAAATCGTATTTCCCCATCGCGATTACTAGGATAACATCCGAGGGAAAAGAGGTGTCCACGCAAGTCAACGAAATCGAAAAGGGCGATCGGTTGCTGATCCGCAACGAGGAACTGATTCCTGTTGATGGAATTCTTATCAACGGGGACGCCCGAATCGACTATAGTTTTGTGACCGGAGAATCGGAGCCGGTACGCAAACAGTCGGGGGACAAGTTGTACGCAGGCGGGAAACAGCTGCGCGGTGCCATTGAAATGGAAGCCTTGAAATCGGTATCACAATCGTACCTGACCCAATTATGGGGCAACTCCGTTTTCCAAGGCACGTCCCAGAGCAAGTTCAGGACGCTCACCGACGGCATAGGCAAACGTTTTACCATCGCCGTGCTGACCATTGCCTTTACGGCGACCGCTTTTTGGCTTTATCTTGATCCCAGCAAGGCCTTGAATGTCTTTACTGCGGTACTTATCATTGCCTGCCCCTGTGCTATTGCCCTTGCGGCACCATTTACCTTGGGTAACCTTTTGCGCATCTTCGGACGTAAAAAATTATACCTAAAAGATACGCGAACCATCGAGCAGCTCGCCCTGATCAATACCGTGGTTTTCGATAAAACCGGCACCATAACCACCTCGCAGAAAAGTACGGCGACCTACGAAGGCATGCCCTTGACCGCCGAAGAGGAATCTCTCTTGAAAAATACCCTCAGAAGCTCGAACCATCCCCTGAGCCGTTCGTTATACGATTTACTCGCCGAACAGGACATTATCACCCTCGATGAATACGAAGAACATCTGGGCAAAGGCCTACAGGGCTCAAAAGATAACGACCATATGAAAATCGGTTCCCCCGAATTTGTGGGGAATCGGCAACCAACGGATGCGCTCGATACCTCGGTACACATCAGCAACAACGATTCATACAAGGGTAAATACGTGTTTCATAACCACTATCGCGAGGGAGCCGATGTCATGTTCCATGCAATGTCGGAATCGTTGGATCTTGCCATTCTTTCGGGGGACAACGAAGGTGAAAAAGGACGTTTACAACAAATGCTTCCGCGAAATACGCCTCTGCATTTCAACCAAAAACCCGAAAGCAAGCTCGAATTTATAGAATCACGCCAAGAACAAGGAAAAAAGGTAATGATGCTGGGAGATGGATTGAACGATGCAGGGGCATTGGCCCAGGCAGACGTGGGCATCGCCATTTCGGAAAACGTAAACGTTTTCTCACCGGCCTGTGACGGCATACTCGATGCAACCAAATTTCAGCAGTTCTATACCTACATTGTGGCGTCACGTAAAGCAATGCATATCGTCAAGCTTTGCTTTATTCTGTCTTTGACGTACAATGTAATCGGACTCTATTTTGCGGTGACGGGGCAACTACGGCCCGTAATAGCTGCCATTCTAATGCCCTTAAGCTCCGTCAGCGTGGTAGCTTTTGCTACCCTAATGACCAATTTGCTGGGAAGAAAACTGAAATAAACCATAAAACCTGACAAATGTCATGTTCAGTATAATATCAGGAACGTAGTTTTGGGCCAAATTCAATGAGGGCATGAGTGTCATTTACATTTTATTAGCTATCAGCCTTGTCGTTGCGATCATTTTCTTTGTAGCCTTCATCGTTTCGGTAAAAAACGGACAGTACGATGATTCATATACCCCCGCGGTACGTATGCTGTTCGACGACGAACTAATTCGGGAAGGCAAAGAGAATTCAGAAATTATTGAAGAGCAGACAGGGGCAGAGAGCAGAGACAGCCAATTCAGGAGCCAAGTCGAGAGAACAGAGCTAAGAGAACAGGGAAAAGAGAAAAGTGAACAACCGGGAAGAGAACAGTGACAGGAGTCAAGAGCAGAGGCTAGTCGCTAGTGACGGCCACAAATTTTAAATTCGAGCGAAACCAATCCAACTAAAAAAACAGGGTGAAAAGCATAGAGGTCAACAAGATAGCATGGGTGTAACAAAAAACGTCAATTTCCTTTAATGCTATTCTCGCTTTTTCTCCCTTACTGAAAAACGATCAACTATGGAAGTACAGCAGTTCTATTACGATAACAAAATCGTAAAAAAGTTCCTCTACGCAACGATGTTCTGGGGCATCGTGGGAATGTCCGTCGGCCTCTTGTTGGCTTTTATGTTTATGTTCCCCAACCTGACCGATGGTATTTCGTGGTTGAGTTTCGGGCGGTTGCGTCCGTTGCACACCAATGCGGTCATATTTGCCTTCGTCGGGAACGCCATCTACGCCGGGGTCTACTACTCCACCCAACGCTTGCTCAAAGCGAGGATGTGGAGCGATGCGCTTAGCAATTTTAACTTTTGGGGGTGGCAGGCGATTATTGTGGCGGCGGCCATTACCCTTCCGCTGGGCTATACCACCACCAAGGAATATGCGGAGCTGGAATGGCCCATCGATATTGCCATTACCTTGGTCTGGGTTGCTTTCGGCGCCAACCTTATAGGTACCATGCTCCGAAGGAGACAGCGCCACCTGTACGTGGCGATCTGGTTTTACCTTGCCACGTTCGTAACGGTAGCCGTACTTCATATATTCAACAGTCTGGAGTTACCGGTCAGTGCCTTGAAAAGCTACTCGGTTTACGCCGGGGTTCAGGATGCCCTGGTGCAATGGTGGTACGGCCACAATGCGGTGGCATTTTTTTTGACAACTCCCTTTTTGGGCCTGATGTACTATTTCGTACCCAAGGCGGCCAACAGACCTGTCTATTCCTACAAACTGTCCATCATACACTTCTGGTCCCTCATCTTCATATATATCTGGGCCGGCCCGCACCATTTGCTGTATTCGTCCTTGCCAGACTGGGCGCAAAACCTAGGGGTAGCTTTCTCCATTATGCTGTTGGCACCCTCTTGGGGCGGAATGATCAACGGCTTGCTTACCCTTCGGGGCGCGTGGGACAAAGTTCGAACCGACCCCGTGCTTAAATTCATGGTCGTGGCGATTACGGGCTACGGTATGGCCACCTTTGAAGGGCCCATGCTATCCCTTAAAAACGTCAACGCCATCGCGCATTTTAGCGACTGGATCATTGCCCACGTACACGTCGGCGCCTTGGCATGGAACGGATTTTTGACCTTTGGGATGATTTACTGGCTGATTCCAAAAATGACCAAGACCCGATTGCACTCTGTAGGGCTGGCGAACTTTCATTTTTGGATAGGGACCTTGGGGATCATCCTGTACGCCCTCCCTATGTACGTCGCCGGATTCACCCAAGCCTTAATGTGGAAGGAATTTAACCCAGATGGCACCTTGGTCTACGGTAACTTCCTAGAAACCGTGAACGAGATCATGCCCATGTACTGGATGCGTGCCATTGGTGGCAGCATGTACATTGTCGGTGCCTGTGTGATGATCTATAACGTGGTACAGACCGTACGCGCAGGCAGAGCGATCGAGGATGAACTGGCCGAAGCACCGGCACTTACCCGGGTTTCAAAGAAAAGAACCGCCGGTGAAACCTTGCACAGTTGGTTGGAGCGCAAACCGATTCAAATGACCATTTGGGCAACTGTCGCCATCCTTATCGGGGGTATCGTACAGATCGTACCGACAATTTTGGTGAAATCGAACATACCGACGATATCCAGCGTCAAACCCTATACGCCGTTGGAACTTGAAGGTCGCGACCTATATATCCGCGAAGGTTGTGTCAGCTGCCATTCGCAGATGGTACGCCCATTCCGCAGTGAGGTCGAACGCTATGGGGAATATTCCAAGGCAGGGGAGTATGTGTACGACCATCCCTTTTTATGGGGCAGCAAGCGTACCGGTCCGGATCTGCACCGCATAGGTGGAAAATATTCGGATAATTGGCATTTCAACCATATGTATGACCCGCAGAGCACCTCTTCAGGCTCTATTATGCCCTCCTATTCCTGGTTGATATTCGACGAACACGATCGAAGCGACGTTAAAAAGAAAATGGAAGCTATGGTAACGCTCGGCGTGCCCTATACCGAAGAGGAAATCGCCAATGCGGAGGTCGCTATGGACGAGCAGGCGACCCAAATCGAGAAGAACCTCTATACCGACCCCGACTTCGCCAAGAGTTATGAGGCGGACAAGAAATATGCCGCTGAAAACGATGAGGAGTTCGTAGAGATGCGCGACCGTGAAATTGTATCGTTGATTGCCTATCTACAACGCTTGGGCACGGATATCAATGCTAAGGGGGCGGATGAGATGGTCTCCGGAAAATGAAGATGAGAACAGAGACGTTGGACGCAAAATAAATAAAGATAATACACCGGCAATTAGGATAAATTTGACCACCTACTTGCCCTTGACAAAAGAACCAAGAGTATAGGACCAAGAACCAAGACCCCAAAATCGAAATTTGTGTCTTGTATCTTGATTCTCCCCTCTAAAATCTTTAAAATGCCATGCTAAAATTCGTAAAAGGGTATATGGAAAGCATCGAGGATGTAGCCACCTACCCGATGATATCGCTGCTTATTTTTTTTATATTCTTTGTTCTGCTATTTTGGTGGGTGTTTACGACATCGAAATCCCATATCAAGGAAATGAGCGAAATGCCGTTGGAAGAGGATAACCATACCAACAGCGATTAGCATTTATTATTTCGAAACAAACACGACCCAACCCACAAATTACCGACATGAAACACAACAGACTTTGGTGGCTTCGCATTCCCGTCCTATTTTTCGCAGTACTCGGGCTCATGGAACTTTTTATAGATTCAGGCAACCTACCGGCGATTATCGCGTATCCGATGGCCCAGGTTTTTATGCTGTTCGTTCTTTTGCTTCTAATAGCGATAGAGGGCATTCTGGCGGCCATTGAGAACGTGATGTTCCACACGCTCGATGATGCGGCCAAGGAACGCTATCTCGCATCGAAACAAAAACAGACCACTTGGGAATGGAAATGGGCCAAAAATACGTACAAGAAATTATTGGGCTCCAAACCCGTTGAGGCGGAAGGCGAGATTATCCTTGACCATAACTATGACGGTATTCGAGAACTTGACAACAAATTGCCGCCATGGTGGGTGTATCTGTTCTATGCCACCATTATTTTCGCGTTTGTCTACATGTTCCGCTTTCACGTGTTCGGCGGTTATGACCAAGAACTGGAATACGAACGTGAAATAGCGGCGGCGCAAGCGGAAATCGAGGAATACAAAAAAACGGCCAAAGACCTGATCGATGCCAATACGGTAGAACTGTTGACCGACGCCTCTGACCTAAAGGCGGGCGAAACTATTTTTGCCGGTAACTGTGCCGTTTGTCATAAGATAGACGGCGGAGGATCAATCGGTCCCAATCTCACCGATGATTACTGGATTTTAGGCGGAGGGATAAAAAACGTGTTCAACACAATTGCCGAAGGGGGCCGGGCCGGTAAAGGCATGGTCGCTTGGAAATCAAATCTCAAACCCTCCGAGATGGCGCAGGTCGCAAGTTACGTAATGAACATGCATGGCACCAACCCTGCCGATGCCAAAGAGCCCGAAGGCGAAATCTGGATGGATCCCAATGCTCCGGTCGACAATGTGGATGTAGAACAGATCGACTCTACCGAGATCGAGGTCATCATCGAAACGGATAAGCCGAACCCCTTGGAAGCCGGAGAAAGTACGGAATAGGTGCGTGCCACGTAATTTTTCGTGACGCGCATATTCAGCAAACGAAAAACTTTGTATCAACTTCGCAGCAATGCGGCACCAGTCAATAGGTTCATTTCATGTCACAAGATTCGGAACATTTTAGGGACAGCATCGGTACCGTCGATAAAGAGGGCAAGCGGACTTGGGTATTTCCAAAAAAACCTAGTGGTAGGTACTATGAATACCGTAAGTATGTCAGCTACGTACTTTTGGCCTTTTTATTCGCTGCCCCGTTCGTTAAGATCAACGGCAACCAGTTCTTGATGTTCAATGTACTGGAACGCCGGTTCAATGTATTCGGACTCCCATTTTGGCCACAAGATTTTTATCTGTTCGTGGTACTGATGATCATTGGGGTAGTTTTTATCGCTTTCTTTACCGTGGCTTTCGGCCGTATTTTCTGTGGATGGATGTGTCCCCAGACCATCTTTATGGAAATGGTCTTCCGCCGCATCGAATACTGGATCGACGGAGATCGGGGTGCCCAGATCAAGCTGGACCGCCAACCATGGAACGCTGAAAAAATAAGGAAGCGGGGGCTAAAATGGACTGTTTTCTTTTTGATCTCGTTCTTGATCGCCAATATCTTTCTCGCTTATCTCATCGGTAGCGATAGGTTGATTCAGTATATTATGGAAGGACCACTGCAGCATCTCAGCATCATGGTCTCCCTCTTGATCTTTACCGCGGTTTTCTTCTTTGTATTCGCTTGGTTTCGGGAACAGGTCTGCATCATCGCCTGCCCCTATGGTAGAATGCAAAGTGTACTGCTCGATAACAAGTCTATCGTAGTAGCCTACGACCATAAACGCGGGGAAGATGAAAACGGAAGAAAAAAATTCCGTAAAAATGAAGATCGCGAGGCGTTAGGCCACGGCGATTGTATCGACTGCTTTCAATGCGTGAACGTATGCCCGACGGGCATCGATATTCGAAACGGCACCCAGCTTGAATGTGTCAACTGTACCGCCTGTATCGACGCCTGTGACCATATGATGGAAAACGTCAATCTTCCAAAAGGGCTGATCCGCTACGCCAGTGAAGATGAAATCGTAAAAAAGGAAAAATTCAAATTCACTCCCAGACTTAAAGGGTACAGCGCAGTACTGACGATTTTGATCGGCCTTCTGATAGGCATGCTCTTTTTGCGCAACGATGTCGAGGCCAACATCCTGAGACTGCCCGGACAGCTCTACGAGCACAAAGGCGAAACCATCATCAGCAATGTATTTACCTATAAGCTGGTCAATAAGACGACAAGGGATATCCCAGATATACACTTTGAACTTATATCTCACAAGGGAACAATAAATGTAGTGCGCCAAGGTGAATTCAAGATACCGGCGCAAGAACTGGCCGAAGGAACCCTGTTCGTAGAAATCGACAATGGAGCGCTTGACAGTGATAAGGAAAAAGTGAAGATTGGCGTTTACAGTGGGGATGAACTCATTGAAACGACCAATACCATGTTCATGGGACCGCGAAGTTTTAGGTAAGTTCAGAAGTTTGAGATCTGAAGATTAGAAATTTGAAATAATATGTTATGAAACTGAATTGGGGAACATCTATTGTTATCGCGTTTGTCGCCTTCATTAGCTTTATTCTTTTTTTCGTAGTGCGAATGAGTACCGATTACCGGGCCAACCATGACCTGGTTACCGAAGACTATTATAAGGCCACGCTCGAATATCAAGATGAAATCGATGCCGAACAAAATGCGAACGCGAGCGCCCCGTTACAGCTTGAAAAATCGCCGGATGGTGTGCTGTTGACCTTTCCCGAAAACTTCGCCCCGGAGGGCGTAAACGGTACCGTCTCCTTTTATCGGCCTTCCAACAAGAATTTTGATTTTGACCTGCCCATCGACCTGTCCACCACACAGTTCCTCGTACCCGACAAACGCCTGCTAGATGGCCGATGGGATATCAAGGTAGCCTATGAGTACGAGAGCGAAATGTATTTGCACAAAGAAAGTATAGTTTACTAAGTTCGAAATGTTACCATCCGCAATCATACTGGGTCTAATGGGAAGCCTGCACTGCGTTGGCATGTGCGGGCCGATTGCCTTTATGCTTCCGGTGGACCGTTCGAACAATCTTAAAAAATTCGGACAGGTATTCCTCTACCATTTTGGAAGGCTGATGGCCTACGGCATTATCGGTCTGGTGTTCGGGTTGCTCGGAAAGGGAC
Encoded here:
- a CDS encoding Crp/Fnr family transcriptional regulator, producing the protein MEDGIPTRCEQCIVRQFNSLRAMSKEELRRVSESKTTKLVKKGDSIFKEGEKLKGVYCVRGGVSKLSKLSANGKDQIVKLATKGEVLGQRSVIVDENTNLSATAVDDMEVCFIPKETIVNSLNSNPDFAVEMLRHMAHDLKEADDVIVNMGQKTVKQRIAEAFFYLKANFGEDKDGFLLLKLSREDIANVVGTATESCIRIISEFKKKGYLKTSGKKVAIIDEEGLRNVVDGF
- a CDS encoding CcoQ/FixQ family Cbb3-type cytochrome c oxidase assembly chaperone, coding for MLKFVKGYMESIEDVATYPMISLLIFFIFFVLLFWWVFTTSKSHIKEMSEMPLEEDNHTNSD
- a CDS encoding FixH family protein; this translates as MKLNWGTSIVIAFVAFISFILFFVVRMSTDYRANHDLVTEDYYKATLEYQDEIDAEQNANASAPLQLEKSPDGVLLTFPENFAPEGVNGTVSFYRPSNKNFDFDLPIDLSTTQFLVPDKRLLDGRWDIKVAYEYESEMYLHKESIVY
- a CDS encoding universal stress protein; its protein translation is MKNILLPTDFSNNSWNAIKYALALFKGEQCTFHLLNVYTPAIASSRFMAASFEQGTFEDGARIHSERGLERMVRRIKNVDSASGHHYRTLSSFSLLVDAIRDTVEKHDIDLIITGTKGASGLKEVFMGGNTVRIIKSIKNCPVLAIPQSFEFAAPSEIAFATDFNRFYTISELRPLLDMAKMFNAVIRIVHVQYEIKALTELQQFNLGMLRKYLRPVEHYVHTVSELNSVSKTLEMFTDELDIHLLAMLNYQHSYVERMTREPVVKRVAFHTQIPLLVIPELGMGVSPRWKSSETDAVSH
- a CDS encoding cbb3-type cytochrome c oxidase N-terminal domain-containing protein — translated: MKHNRLWWLRIPVLFFAVLGLMELFIDSGNLPAIIAYPMAQVFMLFVLLLLIAIEGILAAIENVMFHTLDDAAKERYLASKQKQTTWEWKWAKNTYKKLLGSKPVEAEGEIILDHNYDGIRELDNKLPPWWVYLFYATIIFAFVYMFRFHVFGGYDQELEYEREIAAAQAEIEEYKKTAKDLIDANTVELLTDASDLKAGETIFAGNCAVCHKIDGGGSIGPNLTDDYWILGGGIKNVFNTIAEGGRAGKGMVAWKSNLKPSEMAQVASYVMNMHGTNPADAKEPEGEIWMDPNAPVDNVDVEQIDSTEIEVIIETDKPNPLEAGESTE
- a CDS encoding heavy metal translocating P-type ATPase, which gives rise to MQRIECYHCGDDCGKHPMVFDKRQFCCNGCKTVYEIFTSNDLSYYYDLQSAAGATPATVESKYDFLDTDTIIERLTEFNDTDLQIVDLYVPHIHCSSCIWVLENLNRLNPAISGSQVNFPKKTLRISYNPKKTTLRQVVVLLAKIGYEPYISLDDFDNEKKDTDRSLIYKLGVAGFAFGNVMFLSFPDYLDLSASQTSGGEFWLNQYETVFRWMMFAFSLPVVFYAGSGYFISAYQGLRHRFLNIDVPIALGILVLFLRSTIEIMFNWGNGFFDSLTGLVFFLLLGKFFQQKTYAFLSFERDYKSYFPIAITRITSEGKEVSTQVNEIEKGDRLLIRNEELIPVDGILINGDARIDYSFVTGESEPVRKQSGDKLYAGGKQLRGAIEMEALKSVSQSYLTQLWGNSVFQGTSQSKFRTLTDGIGKRFTIAVLTIAFTATAFWLYLDPSKALNVFTAVLIIACPCAIALAAPFTLGNLLRIFGRKKLYLKDTRTIEQLALINTVVFDKTGTITTSQKSTATYEGMPLTAEEESLLKNTLRSSNHPLSRSLYDLLAEQDIITLDEYEEHLGKGLQGSKDNDHMKIGSPEFVGNRQPTDALDTSVHISNNDSYKGKYVFHNHYREGADVMFHAMSESLDLAILSGDNEGEKGRLQQMLPRNTPLHFNQKPESKLEFIESRQEQGKKVMMLGDGLNDAGALAQADVGIAISENVNVFSPACDGILDATKFQQFYTYIVASRKAMHIVKLCFILSLTYNVIGLYFAVTGQLRPVIAAILMPLSSVSVVAFATLMTNLLGRKLK
- the ccoG gene encoding cytochrome c oxidase accessory protein CcoG is translated as MSQDSEHFRDSIGTVDKEGKRTWVFPKKPSGRYYEYRKYVSYVLLAFLFAAPFVKINGNQFLMFNVLERRFNVFGLPFWPQDFYLFVVLMIIGVVFIAFFTVAFGRIFCGWMCPQTIFMEMVFRRIEYWIDGDRGAQIKLDRQPWNAEKIRKRGLKWTVFFLISFLIANIFLAYLIGSDRLIQYIMEGPLQHLSIMVSLLIFTAVFFFVFAWFREQVCIIACPYGRMQSVLLDNKSIVVAYDHKRGEDENGRKKFRKNEDREALGHGDCIDCFQCVNVCPTGIDIRNGTQLECVNCTACIDACDHMMENVNLPKGLIRYASEDEIVKKEKFKFTPRLKGYSAVLTILIGLLIGMLFLRNDVEANILRLPGQLYEHKGETIISNVFTYKLVNKTTRDIPDIHFELISHKGTINVVRQGEFKIPAQELAEGTLFVEIDNGALDSDKEKVKIGVYSGDELIETTNTMFMGPRSFR
- the ccoN gene encoding cytochrome-c oxidase, cbb3-type subunit I, which codes for MEVQQFYYDNKIVKKFLYATMFWGIVGMSVGLLLAFMFMFPNLTDGISWLSFGRLRPLHTNAVIFAFVGNAIYAGVYYSTQRLLKARMWSDALSNFNFWGWQAIIVAAAITLPLGYTTTKEYAELEWPIDIAITLVWVAFGANLIGTMLRRRQRHLYVAIWFYLATFVTVAVLHIFNSLELPVSALKSYSVYAGVQDALVQWWYGHNAVAFFLTTPFLGLMYYFVPKAANRPVYSYKLSIIHFWSLIFIYIWAGPHHLLYSSLPDWAQNLGVAFSIMLLAPSWGGMINGLLTLRGAWDKVRTDPVLKFMVVAITGYGMATFEGPMLSLKNVNAIAHFSDWIIAHVHVGALAWNGFLTFGMIYWLIPKMTKTRLHSVGLANFHFWIGTLGIILYALPMYVAGFTQALMWKEFNPDGTLVYGNFLETVNEIMPMYWMRAIGGSMYIVGACVMIYNVVQTVRAGRAIEDELAEAPALTRVSKKRTAGETLHSWLERKPIQMTIWATVAILIGGIVQIVPTILVKSNIPTISSVKPYTPLELEGRDLYIREGCVSCHSQMVRPFRSEVERYGEYSKAGEYVYDHPFLWGSKRTGPDLHRIGGKYSDNWHFNHMYDPQSTSSGSIMPSYSWLIFDEHDRSDVKKKMEAMVTLGVPYTEEEIANAEVAMDEQATQIEKNLYTDPDFAKSYEADKKYAAENDEEFVEMRDREIVSLIAYLQRLGTDINAKGADEMVSGK